A window from Neodiprion fabricii isolate iyNeoFabr1 chromosome 2, iyNeoFabr1.1, whole genome shotgun sequence encodes these proteins:
- the LOC124174888 gene encoding calcium-binding mitochondrial carrier protein SCaMC-2 isoform X4 yields the protein MDTLDNIDSDLLIELYVKYLDIGEDMGVPDDFTKSEMVSGMWWRHLLAGGIAGAVSRTCTAPLDRIKVYLQVHGTRQCNISSCFKHMLREGGALSLWRGNGINVLKIGPETALKFMAYEQIKRMIKGDDFRELSIYERFMAGSIAGGVSQSAIYPLEVLKTRLALRKTGEFTSVIDAMQKIYSSGGLKCFYRGYVPNLIGILPYAGIDLAVYETLKNSYLRTHQKDEHPAFWLLLLCGTASSTAGQVCSYPLALVRTRLQAQVTPYRTPNTMVAVFQDILHREGFRGLYRGLTPNFLKVAPAVSISYVVYEHFRQALGVNMT from the exons ATGGATACCCTCGACAATATCGACAGTGACCTATTAATTGAACTATATGTCAAG TACCTCGACATCGGTGAGGATATGGGCGTACCCGATGACTTTACCAAAAGCGAAATGGTCTCGGGTATGTGGTGGAGGCATCTATTGGCTGGTGGAATCGCTGGCGCTGTTTCACGAACCTGTACGGCACCCCTCGACCGTATTAAAGTATACCTACAG GTACATGGAACGAGACAGTGTAACATATCATCCTGTTTCAAACACATGCTGAGAGAAGGTGGTGCGCTAAGTCTCTGGAGAGGGAATGGTATAAATGTACTTAAGATCGGTCCTGAAACTGCACTTAAGTTCATGGCCTATGAACAAATTAAGAGAATGATAAAGGGAGACGATTTTCGAGAACTTAGCATTTACGAAAGATTCATGGCTGGATCCATTGCCGGTGGGGTCAGTCAATCAGCCATATATCCACTCGAG gTACTAAAAACGCGGTTGGCTCTTCGAAAAACAGGGGAATTCACCAGCGTCATAGACGCGATGCAGAAAATTTATAGTTCCGGTGGTCTCAAATGTTTCTATCGAGGATACGTTCCCAATCTCATTGGAATACTGCCGTATGCCGGAATTGATCTGGCTGTTTACGAG ACTCTGAAGAACAGTTACTTACGTACGCATCAGAAAGACGAACATCCGGCATTCTGGCTTCTGCTGCTTTGCGGAACGGCTTCAAGTACCGCTGGTCAAGTCTGTTCGTATCCTCTAGCTCTAGTCAGAACTAGGTTACAAGCTCAAGTAACACCATACAGAACTCCGAATACGATGGTTGCTGTATTTCAAGATATACTTCACCGAGAAGGTTTTCGTGGGCTTTATCGAGGCTTGACGCCTAACTTTTTAAAG GTTGCTCCTGCAGTATCCATTAGCTATGTTGTATACGAACACTTCAGACAAGCTCTAGGTGTTAACATGACgtga
- the LOC124174888 gene encoding calcium-binding mitochondrial carrier protein SCaMC-2 isoform X3, whose translation MLEQENVVGSGCDVCGEFVIVYRELIQKYLDIGEDMGVPDDFTKSEMVSGMWWRHLLAGGIAGAVSRTCTAPLDRIKVYLQVHGTRQCNISSCFKHMLREGGALSLWRGNGINVLKIGPETALKFMAYEQIKRMIKGDDFRELSIYERFMAGSIAGGVSQSAIYPLEVLKTRLALRKTGEFTSVIDAMQKIYSSGGLKCFYRGYVPNLIGILPYAGIDLAVYETLKNSYLRTHQKDEHPAFWLLLLCGTASSTAGQVCSYPLALVRTRLQAQVTPYRTPNTMVAVFQDILHREGFRGLYRGLTPNFLKVAPAVSISYVVYEHFRQALGVNMT comes from the exons ATGTTGGAACAGGAGAACGTCGTTGGATCCGGTTGCGATGTCTGCGGTGAATTTGTGATAGTTTATCGCGAGCTTATACAAAAA TACCTCGACATCGGTGAGGATATGGGCGTACCCGATGACTTTACCAAAAGCGAAATGGTCTCGGGTATGTGGTGGAGGCATCTATTGGCTGGTGGAATCGCTGGCGCTGTTTCACGAACCTGTACGGCACCCCTCGACCGTATTAAAGTATACCTACAG GTACATGGAACGAGACAGTGTAACATATCATCCTGTTTCAAACACATGCTGAGAGAAGGTGGTGCGCTAAGTCTCTGGAGAGGGAATGGTATAAATGTACTTAAGATCGGTCCTGAAACTGCACTTAAGTTCATGGCCTATGAACAAATTAAGAGAATGATAAAGGGAGACGATTTTCGAGAACTTAGCATTTACGAAAGATTCATGGCTGGATCCATTGCCGGTGGGGTCAGTCAATCAGCCATATATCCACTCGAG gTACTAAAAACGCGGTTGGCTCTTCGAAAAACAGGGGAATTCACCAGCGTCATAGACGCGATGCAGAAAATTTATAGTTCCGGTGGTCTCAAATGTTTCTATCGAGGATACGTTCCCAATCTCATTGGAATACTGCCGTATGCCGGAATTGATCTGGCTGTTTACGAG ACTCTGAAGAACAGTTACTTACGTACGCATCAGAAAGACGAACATCCGGCATTCTGGCTTCTGCTGCTTTGCGGAACGGCTTCAAGTACCGCTGGTCAAGTCTGTTCGTATCCTCTAGCTCTAGTCAGAACTAGGTTACAAGCTCAAGTAACACCATACAGAACTCCGAATACGATGGTTGCTGTATTTCAAGATATACTTCACCGAGAAGGTTTTCGTGGGCTTTATCGAGGCTTGACGCCTAACTTTTTAAAG GTTGCTCCTGCAGTATCCATTAGCTATGTTGTATACGAACACTTCAGACAAGCTCTAGGTGTTAACATGACgtga
- the LOC124174983 gene encoding b(0,+)-type amino acid transporter 1-like: MTHAVVQDKEKVELKRELGLFSAINMIIAVMIGSGIFVSPTSALERSGSVGFCLIIWALSGMVSLLAALGYAELGTVVPRSGAEYIYFVEAFAPLHRYLGEIPAFLCSWVFVFALRPVEVAVVALTFAEYIVQPFSNYIKNVPEESMHKVILLLSIAALGLMTFINLTSVKLYVKVQNVFTMCKVGVCILIIGGGLVWLASGRTELLTEPFKGTTRSPGNIALAFYSGLWAYDGWTAASIVTEEVKRPEVNILRSILISVPVVTLLYVAVNLMYMSVLTVPEMSSAPAVAVLWAERALPPWLGFAIPLGVAVATFGCGLSMQFGVSRLCYVAGQQGHVPEVFSFIHIQKMTPAAAVALQGLITLVFIVSGDVIALIEFASFLTWFFYGLAMIALIVLRRTKPDAPRPYKVPIVIPWLVFCVSLFLSIMPIVKDPSPKYAFAGIFMLIGIAVHYPYVYKKRHDKFLDKFTYAVQVLCLVASPDRKD; the protein is encoded by the exons ATGACGCATGCTGTCGTACAGGATAAAGAGAAGGTGGAGTTAAAACGAGAATTGGGACTATTCAGCGCCATTAATATGATCATCGCTGTTATGATTG GGTCGGGAATATTCGTCTCGCCAACAAGCGCCCTGGAGAGATCAGGATCGGTAGGATTCTGCCTGATAATCTGGGCCCTAAGTGGAATGGTATCGTTGCTGGCGGCCCTCGGTTACGCAGAACTTGGTACAGTGGTGCCTCGATCCGGAGCAGAGTACATTTATTTCGTCGAGGCGTTTGCCCCGCTGCATCGATACTTGGGTGAAATTCCAGCGTTCCTCTGCTCCTGGGTGTTCGTCTTCGCGCTCCGTCCCGTAGAAGTGGCGGTGGTAGCTCTGACCTTTGCGGAGTACATAGTGCAGCCGTTTTCCAACTACATTAAAAATGTCCCCGAAGAATCTATGCACAAGGTGATACTGCTGCTgagcatcgctgccctcggaCTGATGACCTTCATAAATTTGACTAGCGTCAAGCTCTATGTGAAGGTCCAAAACGTCTTCACGATGTGCAAGGTCGGCGTTTGCATCCTCATCATCGGCGGTGGGCTCGTTTGGCTCGCGTCAGGTCGGACTGAGCTCCTCACCGAGCCCTTCAAGGGCACAACCCGTTCCCCGGGCAACATAGCCCTCGCCTTCTACAGCGGCCTCTGGGCCTATGACGGGTGGACAGCAGCCTCGATAGTCACCGAGGAGGTGAAACGGCCTGAGGTCAACATCCTCAGAAGCATCTTGATATCTGTTCCCGTGGTGACGCTGCTCTATGTCGCCGTCAACCTCATGTACATGTCAGTACTGACGGTACCCGAAATGTCCTCCGCCCCAGCAGTAGCTGTTCTATGGGCCGAAAGGGCGCTCCCACCCTGGTTGGGCTTTGCGATACCCTTGGGGGTTGCCGTCGCCACCTTCGGCTGCGGCCTCAGCATGCAGTTCGGAGTTTCGAGGCTCTGTTACGTCGCCGGGCAGCAGGGACACGTTCCGGAAGTCTTCAGCTTCATCCACATACAGAAGATGACCCCAGCAGCAGCGGTGGCGCTCCAAGGGCTGATCACCCTCGTGTTCATCGTCTCCGGTGATGTAATCGCCCTCATAGAATTTGCCAGCTTTCTTACATGGTTCTTCTATGGACTCGCCATGATCGCCCTAATCGTACTACGTCGCACCAAACCCGATGCACCAAGACCCTACAAGGTTCCGATTGTCATACCTTGGCTCGTCTTTTGCGTTTCGCTGTTCCTGTCGATCATGCCAATCGTCAAGGATCCCTCCCCCAAGTACGCTTTTGCTGGGATTTTCATGCTCATCGGTATCGCGGTTCATTACCCTTACGTCTACAAGAAGAGACACGACAAGTTTTTGG ATAAATTCACCTATGCAGTGCAAGTATTGTGCCTAGTCGCTTCTCCGGATAGAAAagattga
- the LOC124174888 gene encoding calcium-binding mitochondrial carrier protein SCaMC-2 isoform X5: MKITDDSNGSSTYLDIGEDMGVPDDFTKSEMVSGMWWRHLLAGGIAGAVSRTCTAPLDRIKVYLQVHGTRQCNISSCFKHMLREGGALSLWRGNGINVLKIGPETALKFMAYEQIKRMIKGDDFRELSIYERFMAGSIAGGVSQSAIYPLEVLKTRLALRKTGEFTSVIDAMQKIYSSGGLKCFYRGYVPNLIGILPYAGIDLAVYETLKNSYLRTHQKDEHPAFWLLLLCGTASSTAGQVCSYPLALVRTRLQAQVTPYRTPNTMVAVFQDILHREGFRGLYRGLTPNFLKVAPAVSISYVVYEHFRQALGVNMT; the protein is encoded by the exons atgaaaataaccGACGATTCTAATGGCTCGTCGAcg TACCTCGACATCGGTGAGGATATGGGCGTACCCGATGACTTTACCAAAAGCGAAATGGTCTCGGGTATGTGGTGGAGGCATCTATTGGCTGGTGGAATCGCTGGCGCTGTTTCACGAACCTGTACGGCACCCCTCGACCGTATTAAAGTATACCTACAG GTACATGGAACGAGACAGTGTAACATATCATCCTGTTTCAAACACATGCTGAGAGAAGGTGGTGCGCTAAGTCTCTGGAGAGGGAATGGTATAAATGTACTTAAGATCGGTCCTGAAACTGCACTTAAGTTCATGGCCTATGAACAAATTAAGAGAATGATAAAGGGAGACGATTTTCGAGAACTTAGCATTTACGAAAGATTCATGGCTGGATCCATTGCCGGTGGGGTCAGTCAATCAGCCATATATCCACTCGAG gTACTAAAAACGCGGTTGGCTCTTCGAAAAACAGGGGAATTCACCAGCGTCATAGACGCGATGCAGAAAATTTATAGTTCCGGTGGTCTCAAATGTTTCTATCGAGGATACGTTCCCAATCTCATTGGAATACTGCCGTATGCCGGAATTGATCTGGCTGTTTACGAG ACTCTGAAGAACAGTTACTTACGTACGCATCAGAAAGACGAACATCCGGCATTCTGGCTTCTGCTGCTTTGCGGAACGGCTTCAAGTACCGCTGGTCAAGTCTGTTCGTATCCTCTAGCTCTAGTCAGAACTAGGTTACAAGCTCAAGTAACACCATACAGAACTCCGAATACGATGGTTGCTGTATTTCAAGATATACTTCACCGAGAAGGTTTTCGTGGGCTTTATCGAGGCTTGACGCCTAACTTTTTAAAG GTTGCTCCTGCAGTATCCATTAGCTATGTTGTATACGAACACTTCAGACAAGCTCTAGGTGTTAACATGACgtga
- the LOC124174881 gene encoding roquin-1: protein MPIQAPQWTEFLSCPVCRHDFDATQRGPISLGCGHTVCRTCLANLQRKQCPFDQSVINTEVERLPVNDALLQLVGSPVSPNSGGAHLKLVPIEDHAHYLAAKCCIEELALYLKPCQATPATGGMGLVSRPMQRKLVTLVGCQLVEPEGRARAVRAARSLGERSVTELILQHQNPQQLSANLWAAVRARGCQFLGPAMQEEVLKLVLLALEDGSALSRKVLVMFVVQRLEPHFPQASKTSIGHVVQLLYRASCFKVSKREGDSSLMQLKEEFRTYEALRREHDAQIVQIATEAGLRIAPDQWSALLYGDTGHKSHMQSIIDKLQTPQSFAQSVQELVIALQRTPDPGQLSSLRPQLELLASIDPSPETEPPTWIECRASLEAVKTVVAALVEFIQQHGNRKPQDSTHTAGPGQPKYKVSMCRDLALRGSCPRTTSCTFAHSDQELDKYRSKNRKLTVRSSLSLSNNSETKIEKLAVISNNKGFKQCDDIVYHSGKPHDNGLRESTKVSPAQHPAVSNDNNFVGSLPSYISPPTQALPQLASAKTVEMQYSHYVMPGPPVEYNSPNLPIWDPSQITSTVHNNVPNNNKKQRSVAKTLAMLLHRRNEIKKQLENIVGKQSTTQAKTNNTTQGDPLTSNFSIWTNISGSQISSSSNINHGNNFHHSDSILLDDEFVPFDAPPASKYGPISRVSKPLISQRHHRSPNPVQATALFGEGTPSVPRRPMPPVSPVTSWYYGHQPYAMGTNTGGQPVPSSALGDGYITIGRGMSDTTSQVQLARQESMSKDFSLLLESQKVQQQLKHLEKKINDLKLATQGAAFSEGERLAQELQMIEAGIREKERDVRNWSPYGMSWIQPSSNLVQNHNLNREYRPDEEDTYEAGIANDMRELELRWEFELEEQEKRWSSEEDNIKK, encoded by the exons ATGCCAATACAGGCACCTCAGTGGACggaatttctctcctgtccaGTTTGCCGTCATGACTTCGATGCCACCCAACGTGGGCCAATATCATTGGGATGTGGCCACACAGTCTGTCGCACTTGCCTCGCGAACCTTCAACGAAAGCAATGCCCATTTGACCAG AGCGTTATAAACACCGAAGTAGAAAGACTGCCTGTGAATGATGCGCTACTCCAGCTTGTCGGCAGCCCGGTTTCTCCTAATTCTGGCGGAGCCCATCTAAAACTTGTGCCTATTGAAGATCACGCCCATTATCTAGCCGCCAAATGTTGCATCGAAGAATTGGCGCTCTACCTTAAACCATGTCAAGCTACACCAGCGACAGGTG GAATGGGCCTTGTTTCTCGACCCATGCAAAGAAAGTTGGTCACATTGGTTGGATGTCAATTAGTGGAGCCAGAAGGACGTGCTCGAGCGGTGAGAGCAGCACGAAGCTTGGGAGAACGTTCTGTAACGGAATTGATTCTTCAGCATCAAAACCCGCAGCAGTTAAGCGCAAATTTGTGGGCCGCTGTGCGTGCTCGGGGTTGTCAATTTCTTGGTCCAG CCATGCAAGAGGAGGTACTGAAACTAGTTCTTTTGGCACTGGAAGACGGTTCTGCTCTTTCTAGGAAAGTCTTAGTCATGTTCGTAGTCCAGCGTCTGGAACCACATTTTCCCCAAGCTTCAAAAACCAGTATCGGACATGTCGTACAACTCCTTTATAGAGCGAGTTGCTTCAAG GTATCAAAACGTGAAGGTGATTCCTCATTAATGCAACTGAAGGAGGAGTTCAGAACATACGAAGCTTTGAGAAGAGAACATGACGCTCAAATAGTTCAAATAGCCACGGAAGCAGGCCTGAGAATTGCACCTGACCAGTGGTCCGCCTTATTGTACGGGGACACAGGGCACAAATCTCACATGCAAAGTATCATTGACAAGCTTCAAACTCCGCAATCATTTGCTCAAAGTGTACAAGAACTTGTGATCGCACTTCAACGCACACCAGACCCGGGTCAGTTAAGCAGTCTTAGACCGCAGTTAGAGTTGCTCGCTTCTATCGATCCCAGCCCAG AAACAGAGCCTCCGACATGGATTGAATGTCGTGCATCATTGGAAGCTGTAAAGACGGTTGTTGCTGCACTAGTAGAATTTATCCAGCAGCACGGGAATCGAAAACCACAGGATAGTACTCACACCGCAGGTCCTGGTCAACCCAAGTACAAAGTCAGTATGTGTCGTGACCTGGCTTTGAGAGGTTCCTGTCCTAGGACTACAAGTTGCACTTTCGCTCATAGCGACCAGGAACTTGATAA ATACAGATCAAAGAATCGAAAGTTAACCGTGAGATCAAGCCTTTCACTGTCAAATAATTCCGAGACAAAGATAGAAAAACTGGCAGTAATATCCAACAACAAAGGATTCAAACAGTGCGATGATATAGTTTACCATTCTGGCAAACCTCACGATAATGGTCTTCGTGAAA gTACTAAGGTTAGCCCTGCACAACATCCTGCAGTTTCGAATGACAACAACTTTGTCGGGTCTCTGCCAAGTTATATATCACCTCCAACGCAGGCTTTGCCACAGCTGGCATCTGCTAAAACTGTCGAAATGCAGTATTCGCATTACGTTATGCCTGGGCCACCTGTTGAATACAATTCTCCAAACTTACCCATTTGGGACCCCTCGCAAATAACATCCACTGTACACAACAACGTGCCTAATAACAATAAGAAG CAGCGATCCGTGGCAAAAACTTTGGCGATGCTGCTCCACCGtcgtaatgaaataaaaaaacaactggaaaatattgttggaaaaCAGAGTACGACGCAGGCGAAAACT AATAACACCACTCAGGGAGATCCGTTGACATCTAATTTTTCCATATGGACAAACATTTCTGGATCGCAAATATCTTCATCGTCCAATATAAAtcatggaaataattttcatcactcCGATTCTATATTGTTGGATGATGAATTCGTACCATTCGATGCCCCCCCAGCCAGCAAGTATGGCCCAATTTCTCGAGTCTCAAAGCCACTAATTag TCAACGTCACCACAGATCACCGAATCCAGTACAAGCTACGGCTTTATTTGGAGAAGGAACTCCATCTGTACCAAGACGACCAATGCCTCCAGTGAGTCCTGTGACATCTTGGTACTATGGACACCAGC CGTATGCAATGGGTACAAATACTGGAGGTCAGCCTGTGCCAAGTTCTGCTCTTGGAGATGGGTACATCACAATCGGTCGAGGCATGTCTGATACAACATCTCAAGTACAACTAGCACGTCAGGAGTCTATGTCAAAAGA TTTTAGTTTGCTGTTGGAGTCGCAGAAAGTGCAGCAGCAATTAAAGCATCTGGAAAAAAAGATTAACGATTTAAAG CTAGCCACCCAGGGAGCTGCTTTCAGTGAAGGAGAAAGATTGGCTCAGGAGTTGCAGATGATTGAGGCGGGCATTAGGGAAAAAGAAAGGGACGTACGGAACTGGAGTCCGTATGGTATGTCGTGGATTCAGCCATCAAGTAACTTAGTGCAGAATCACAACTTGAACAGGGAATACCGACCCGATGAA GAGGATACGTACGAAGCCGGAATAGCTAATGACATGCGGGAGTTGGAATTACGTTGGGAGTTTGAGTTGGAAGAGCAAGAGAAACGTTGGTCAAGCGAAGAAGATAATATCAAGAAGTAA
- the LOC124174888 gene encoding calcium-binding mitochondrial carrier protein SCaMC-2 isoform X2 has translation MKKLSGLAGGLIFIQHGIVASYNIVVVHTYRVHACERNVAAIIQSVTYLDIGEDMGVPDDFTKSEMVSGMWWRHLLAGGIAGAVSRTCTAPLDRIKVYLQVHGTRQCNISSCFKHMLREGGALSLWRGNGINVLKIGPETALKFMAYEQIKRMIKGDDFRELSIYERFMAGSIAGGVSQSAIYPLEVLKTRLALRKTGEFTSVIDAMQKIYSSGGLKCFYRGYVPNLIGILPYAGIDLAVYETLKNSYLRTHQKDEHPAFWLLLLCGTASSTAGQVCSYPLALVRTRLQAQVTPYRTPNTMVAVFQDILHREGFRGLYRGLTPNFLKVAPAVSISYVVYEHFRQALGVNMT, from the exons ATGAAGAAACTGTCGGGCTTGGCGGGaggtttaatttttatacagcaCGGTATCGTCGCTTCTTACAACATCGTGGTTGTACACACCTATCGGGTACACGCTTGCGAAAGAAATGTTGCCGCAATAATTCAGAGTGTCACT TACCTCGACATCGGTGAGGATATGGGCGTACCCGATGACTTTACCAAAAGCGAAATGGTCTCGGGTATGTGGTGGAGGCATCTATTGGCTGGTGGAATCGCTGGCGCTGTTTCACGAACCTGTACGGCACCCCTCGACCGTATTAAAGTATACCTACAG GTACATGGAACGAGACAGTGTAACATATCATCCTGTTTCAAACACATGCTGAGAGAAGGTGGTGCGCTAAGTCTCTGGAGAGGGAATGGTATAAATGTACTTAAGATCGGTCCTGAAACTGCACTTAAGTTCATGGCCTATGAACAAATTAAGAGAATGATAAAGGGAGACGATTTTCGAGAACTTAGCATTTACGAAAGATTCATGGCTGGATCCATTGCCGGTGGGGTCAGTCAATCAGCCATATATCCACTCGAG gTACTAAAAACGCGGTTGGCTCTTCGAAAAACAGGGGAATTCACCAGCGTCATAGACGCGATGCAGAAAATTTATAGTTCCGGTGGTCTCAAATGTTTCTATCGAGGATACGTTCCCAATCTCATTGGAATACTGCCGTATGCCGGAATTGATCTGGCTGTTTACGAG ACTCTGAAGAACAGTTACTTACGTACGCATCAGAAAGACGAACATCCGGCATTCTGGCTTCTGCTGCTTTGCGGAACGGCTTCAAGTACCGCTGGTCAAGTCTGTTCGTATCCTCTAGCTCTAGTCAGAACTAGGTTACAAGCTCAAGTAACACCATACAGAACTCCGAATACGATGGTTGCTGTATTTCAAGATATACTTCACCGAGAAGGTTTTCGTGGGCTTTATCGAGGCTTGACGCCTAACTTTTTAAAG GTTGCTCCTGCAGTATCCATTAGCTATGTTGTATACGAACACTTCAGACAAGCTCTAGGTGTTAACATGACgtga
- the LOC124174888 gene encoding calcium-binding mitochondrial carrier protein SCaMC-2 isoform X1, with the protein MPGRNVVHGVMPPHYLHELPAEDEERLEKIFNKLDLDGNGRIDVHDLSKALHDVGVHKRYAEKFLAESDRNQSGDISLAEFIHYVREHEKNLRLQFSNLDKNRDGKIDLEELIRAFKDLGVDMDRTEATKLLQRMDQDGSLNISFDEWRDFLLYAPTNDIHELIRYWRHSTYLDIGEDMGVPDDFTKSEMVSGMWWRHLLAGGIAGAVSRTCTAPLDRIKVYLQVHGTRQCNISSCFKHMLREGGALSLWRGNGINVLKIGPETALKFMAYEQIKRMIKGDDFRELSIYERFMAGSIAGGVSQSAIYPLEVLKTRLALRKTGEFTSVIDAMQKIYSSGGLKCFYRGYVPNLIGILPYAGIDLAVYETLKNSYLRTHQKDEHPAFWLLLLCGTASSTAGQVCSYPLALVRTRLQAQVTPYRTPNTMVAVFQDILHREGFRGLYRGLTPNFLKVAPAVSISYVVYEHFRQALGVNMT; encoded by the exons ATGCCGGGGCGTAACGTCGTGCACGGCGTCATGCCGCCCCATTATCTTCACGAGTTGCCGGCTGAGGATGAGGAGCGACTCGAGAAGATATTCAACAAACTCGACCTGGACGGCAACGGGAGGATCGACGTACACGATTTGTCAAAGGCCCTCCACGATGTCGGGGTGCATAAGCGATACGCCGAG AAATTTTTGGCGGAGTCCGACCGAAACCAGAGCGGCGACATCAGTTTGGCAGAATTTATTCATTACGTACGAGAACACGAGAAGAATCTACGCCTGCAATTTTCGAACTTGGACAAAAATCGAGACG GAAAAATTGATCTGGAGGAACTGATCAGAGCTTTTAAAGACTTGGGCGTTGATATGGATCGAACAGAAGCGACTAAATTATTGCAGAG GATGGACCAGGATGGAAGCTTAAATATCAGTTTCGACGAATGGCGTGATTTTCTCCTTTACGCACCGACTAACGACATTCACGAATTGATCCGCTACTGGCGACACTCGACC TACCTCGACATCGGTGAGGATATGGGCGTACCCGATGACTTTACCAAAAGCGAAATGGTCTCGGGTATGTGGTGGAGGCATCTATTGGCTGGTGGAATCGCTGGCGCTGTTTCACGAACCTGTACGGCACCCCTCGACCGTATTAAAGTATACCTACAG GTACATGGAACGAGACAGTGTAACATATCATCCTGTTTCAAACACATGCTGAGAGAAGGTGGTGCGCTAAGTCTCTGGAGAGGGAATGGTATAAATGTACTTAAGATCGGTCCTGAAACTGCACTTAAGTTCATGGCCTATGAACAAATTAAGAGAATGATAAAGGGAGACGATTTTCGAGAACTTAGCATTTACGAAAGATTCATGGCTGGATCCATTGCCGGTGGGGTCAGTCAATCAGCCATATATCCACTCGAG gTACTAAAAACGCGGTTGGCTCTTCGAAAAACAGGGGAATTCACCAGCGTCATAGACGCGATGCAGAAAATTTATAGTTCCGGTGGTCTCAAATGTTTCTATCGAGGATACGTTCCCAATCTCATTGGAATACTGCCGTATGCCGGAATTGATCTGGCTGTTTACGAG ACTCTGAAGAACAGTTACTTACGTACGCATCAGAAAGACGAACATCCGGCATTCTGGCTTCTGCTGCTTTGCGGAACGGCTTCAAGTACCGCTGGTCAAGTCTGTTCGTATCCTCTAGCTCTAGTCAGAACTAGGTTACAAGCTCAAGTAACACCATACAGAACTCCGAATACGATGGTTGCTGTATTTCAAGATATACTTCACCGAGAAGGTTTTCGTGGGCTTTATCGAGGCTTGACGCCTAACTTTTTAAAG GTTGCTCCTGCAGTATCCATTAGCTATGTTGTATACGAACACTTCAGACAAGCTCTAGGTGTTAACATGACgtga